In the genome of Balearica regulorum gibbericeps isolate bBalReg1 chromosome 14, bBalReg1.pri, whole genome shotgun sequence, the window CATCAGCTGGAAGGTATCCGCTGGTTCGCCGCTCTCGCCCCCCTCGAAGTGCTCGGCCAGTGTCCCTATCACCGTTCCCGGAGGCACTTCTTCGAACACCCGGTACTGCACCGTGAACGTGGCCACCTCCTGGGCATCAGTGGAGAGGAAGAGGTACCACCACAAAGCTGGGAGATGGAGAGCGGAGcggctcagcagcagcatgctgcTGGCAAACCCCACCACTGCGCCGCCCCGGCACGCAGCCCCAGGCTCGCTCGCCTGCCGCCGCATACACAACCGGTCCTTACGGCGATCGCAAGTCCTCGGCATCCTCTCCCATCTCCAAATCCCATAGGCGCCAGCCACCGgttggaaaggaggagaaatcaCGACTGAGTCCAGCGGTTGTCCCCCACCCTGCCATCACCGGGGGATGGCCGGGAGAGCCATCTGCTCCCCAGGCTGAAACGCTCAGCCCGGCGCGGAGTGGACTGCCACCGCCGCAGCTTCACCGGGGAGCAGTGtccggccgggccggggccgggaggTGAACCAGCCGTGTTTCCTATGGAAACCCCACCTACAGGAAAAGGGAGGACCGGGCTGGTACAATGCCTGGGCGGGGTGGGGGCCGATGGGGATGAACACTTCCCAGCTGGGAGAGCGGTGTGGAAGTGCCCTTGGTTTCCAACCTGCAGGGACCATCACTGCTGCCAcctgcaaaatgcattttacagagGGTACAATTCCTGCAAAGCCTCGCCTGTGCTTCAGGAAGATGTCTGCAAGGACCAGCGATGATGATGGACTTCTGCTCTAGCATTACCCCAAAGGCTTGTTCCCCACGCTGCTAGATCTCTGATATactctgctttattttcattttgcctaAATCCAGTGTGTAATCCCCAGTCCCTGTTCTGCCTTTTGCTGTCTGTTTGGAGGGCAACGCACCCACGTCACCTTTTCCAACACACGGCTTTTGATTATGTCACAGCTTCATTTTCATCTGGACACACCAAAATGAGTTAATGAATCACTGGGAGAGTTGCCACGTCAAACACAGGCAGGTGGGCacaagggaagaaaggaggctCTGGCAGATGCCAGCTGTGTCCTGTCAagcctctccccatcccctacGTCCGTCTGtcctggccagctccccccGTCTTGTCACGTGCTCTGTCTCCAACTCAGCTTTGATTTCCCCAGTGTCGCTCCTCACCCAGCGCTGATTTTGCACCACCAAATCCCTGCTTTGCCTTATTTCAGCATCTTACCCCGAGCCCCCACCTTCAAGCAGCCGGCGTGATGCTGCGGAGCCATACCATCCGCTCGCCAGCCAGCTGTACCCGTGTAGGTAGCACAGCCTAAAGATGTTTCATGTACTCCTCCTaagcaggcaggggagcaggcagctggctgcctgcagagcccagtTACCCCAAGCTGGGCTGTACTTTGGGTCTCGAGGTGACTGAAGGCATTCGGGACAGGGAAGGTCGCTGCAGAAGTTTCCTTGGCCGTTACAGAAAGCAGATCATCCTTGTGGCGTGGTTTGAGTCCCACCAGCCACATCATCTTCATCGTGGCCCCCACGTCTAACAGGTAGCCTCCAGCAGTCCTGTGGCTGCCACGGGTGTCCTGTGCCCACCTCACCcctctcctgcttttccagccTTGCTGGGCACCCCCATACCTCCGTCCTGTTCCCATCCCTCCTCTCACAGCTCCGATTTTCCCAGATGAGTCTCCCCATTGCCTGCCTCCCCTCCCAGGTCCCTGCTCTCATCACTTGTCTTCTATTATGGTAAATTTTAGCACCACAAtgaacagcaaaagcaaaaccacccCAGTGCTGACCAGCCATTTCGCCCCAGGGGGGTTAGTGCCACCACTCAGCACACTGGGAGGAGGGGCCAGTGCAGCTCGGCCGTGGCGGGGGGGTGGCAGGAGACCCCGGTGCTATTCCTGGCCCCAGCTCCAGGTGACCTCTGCCAAGCCATTTCCCTGCTTTGTGCTCTCACTTCCTCCTCGGCTGAGCGAAGCCAGCCCAGGGGCTCTCCCGGAGGGATGCTCTCCTGCTTGCCGGCTGCCCGTGGAGCTGTGGCTGGAGAAGTGGATGTCTCCCAGCCCGTACTCTGCttttgggtgggtgggtgggtgggaaggCTGCTTCCTTCTGGGGCGAGTCTCATCTTTCCACCTCCCTTTTTttatgcctttctttttcagggATGGAGAGGAACAGAACCACTGCACCAAAAaacttatttcctttccttggtGGTATCATGCCTGAGAACTGTAGGGGTTCCTCAAAAGCCCTGCAAGACATATCCTTCTTCCCATCGCCTCCCAAGCCATCTGCAGAACGAGCTGACCTCACCAAGTGCCCCGTGTTTAACCCACCACTGCTCTGCCAGGAGGTATATTCCCCCCAACACCAGCACCCACCTGTGCTGGACTCCGCTCCGTGCAGCCCCCGTCCCACCAGCCGGAGGGAGGACGCCCCTTTAGGGTGCTGCAGCCCCAAACCGctcccttttctccccaaagGCAGGGAGGCAGATGGGATTTGGAGCACCAACTTGCTCAGCCACCTGAAGGAAAATCTGATGTGACAATCCTGGTGCTGGGAGGAGAAGTCACTGTCACCAAGGCAAGTGCTGTGACCCCCTCCTGAGCACTGTCCTCCCACCAGCTGGGCTGTCCCCAGTCCGGCTGTACAGATACCGGCACTGGTGACAGATCTGGACTGCCCAGGAGAAAAGGAGCTGGAAGACCTAACGCATTAATTATTACGATGCTTCAGGAATAAATCCCTATAGACTAGACCTGTGACCCTGAGCCATCCGGACGTTAGCAGTGTGCAGGGAGGATGGCTGCAGGACGCTGCAAAAGCGTTGCTGAGCTGCAGACCACGCCGGCTGCATCCTGGTGGCAGATGGGCAAAGTAACGCTAACAAagaaactagaaaagaaaaccGGGGTTGAGCTGAGACTTGCCAAAAGCACCGACAGTAAAATTAGATTTGgtgctaaaaacaaaacacatcccCTCCTGCTTCCTGTTCGCACACAGGCAGGTTTCCAACGTGCAGGTGCTCCGAGACCTTCATAGACAACGTTGTCTCTATGAACATAAGACTTCTCCCCTAGGAGGTTGGCTGCATCTAAACCCTTTCATTTAAAGCTCAGAAATAACATCAGTTACATTCAATTATTGCAGTAGTATTCATCAGCTTCTGTGTGATGCTGTTAATGCCCAAAGCAGATATAAATGCCATTTACGTGGTGTGAAAATCTGGCTCCTCTGAAGCTCAGCTGCTCTCCAGGCTACAGAGCGAGACACGGACACAGGGGACACCCCAAcctcccagggctgcagagccGGACTCGAGGCACCACACAATCGCGTCCATTGCATGGCGTGGAGCAGCCCGACCACATTATTTTGAGCTCCACTGCACAGGTGGAGgttttcaaattctgtttgtCACTTTGGGATGGCTCGGTGTTAGCTGGGAACCACGAGCTATGCTGCACATCACTGGCAGGGTGCACAGGGCAGCACAAAAATAAGAcaggaagataattttttttttcaaaatttaataaTGACAAACTCTTCTCCttttgaaattgtttaaaatgagCACAACTAAAGATGCACCAACATTTGGCCTCATTAGGGTGCTCAGGGCTTACCATGTCCTGGGGACCATGCAGGGAAGAAGGACTTGGTCTCATCTCTGCTCTACAGCTGCTTCATGGCGTGGGAAATGATGTCTGAGGGTCAGGACACAGAGGCCATCGACAACAGGATGCACCCCGAGGTGGGACACTCTCTTCCAGGCTCAGCTCCGTACCTCAGAGCACCATCCTCAGGCAAATCTAGCTGGAGCAAGTAAAAGCACGGCTGCTTCTCACCAACTGGTGCCCTTACACCAGGgatcatgcttttttttccaccttaaCTGTCCTGATTTTCAGCCCTTCAAAGACAGGCTTTGCTTCTCTAGAAGCATCACTcccttttcagcagaaataaaaatgtgttttcttaatCCATCTCTGTGCATTAGATGTTTTAGGAGCTGGGTGCAGATGCACAAGGTGGCCCAGGACCTGCCCCATCAGGGACTGGGGAGGGTGTTGGGGACCTTTCTCAGGAGGAAGGAAACGCTTCACCCTCTCGCACCAAACAGCAAGTACACAAATCCGCAAGTGGTGGATGGACCTTCTCTCAGGGGACCCTGACTCTCCCTGTGCTCATCTTCTCCTTAAAATCAGAAGGTGACACTGGCTGAaagtgacccccccccccatgccacCTGGTCCAGCCTCCCACCCCAGTCAGGTCCCTTTGggccaggttgctcaggacctCATCCTTCATCACACTGAAGACTTCACCAGCTCTCCTTGCAACCTCCCCCAGCAGCGCTTGCAGTCTTCTGCAAGCTTCTCACTGCTCTCACCAGGGAGCCCAAGACGTCCCTCCAAACACAAGCCTGCCCCAGCTGCGCTCTCACCGATGctggagagaggcaggaggTACCACCACCCCAGctcgctgcctgcacccctgcctgcacccctgcctgcacagcgTGCAGTTGGCCGCCTCCACCACAAGAGCCCACTGCCGCTCTGCGCTCCGCTCCGCCGCAGGCCCCGGGCTCTCCCCAGCAGCCGGACCGACGGGCAGCGAGGTGCAGAGCCCCACCGAGCTCCCAGCAAGCAGCAAACCTCCAACGAGAAGGGCCCTGAGCACCCTCACCCCGGTGCAGAGACCCCGGTTAGGCTCAGCTGGCTCCCGGCCCTGCAGGGAAGCACTGGGAGacgctgcagcccccccacctCCATCCTCAGCTCACGCTCTGGATGCCTCCCTCAAATTTTGCACAATTTTAGGCAACCCTGCGGCATCACGAGCAGAGCTTCCTGCAACCCCAGCTGTAAAACCCCCGCTAAATGCTCCTGGGAGCTGTGTGCCTGTGCAAGGGTTAGATAGGTGCTCCCCACTGCAGCAGGTGAACACCCTAATTAGGAGGGAAATTAAAGGAGATGCGAGCGATCCCTAATCAAGACGCAGTTAATACGTGGtgcagaagcttttaaaaagcttcctAAGGCAGCAATGTGGCTTTGGGGAAAGCTTCTCACTGCAAagcctctgccagctcctgcctgctgtgcTCCAGGAGCTCCCCTGTGGTAGAGGGTATGATAAGGAAAGTTATTGTTGCTCTGCATTCATAAAAAGATTATTGttaaggaggggaagaaagttATAAGTGAAATAAATTGGAACAAGCTCAGTGTTTGAATAGAGAGTAATAATGTTATGATAATTTGCATACACAGCCTCTGCCACTCGAGAACCCTAATGTGTTTTATAAAGTCTTGCACTACAAAGACAAATCCTATAAGCGGATACCAGTAGAGCTGGCCAAATATGAAAGAGGAGAATctgtaaaaatgacattttattgtGTCGGAGAAAGCAGTGAGAAGCAGACTTGAAATATAACCCTCGGTGTCCTTCTGGAGGAGAAAGCTGGCAAAAAAATTGTCACTTGCTTATAAGATCTAGTTTGCTATTATGAGCCTTAcggtatttttttccctgtatttcaAAAGGTTATATCTAAATATCTGTTTGCAAATGAAATGCATGGGAAAAATCCTGAAGACCAGAGCTTCAACACTAGATCTTTCCAGAGAAGGTCACATAGAAGAAGGGGCTGCTGACAGCTCCTGGGCTGGAAGGATCAGAGCACAGGACAAATACCGGGGAATCTGGAGCCCCATCAGCACCACCGTTCACCGCcgggtttgtttgcttttcgTTTGACAACCTGAAATGCCTGAACAATGGCAAAGCGCTTTGCAACGGTGGGGTTTCCCCAGCTCCTCCACGGTGTAAGTGATAGATCTAGGCCACAGCACGCTGTAACATAAATCAGACCTTCACGAGTCCCCAGCGGCTGCAAATCAATGAGTTCTAGTAATAATTACccattttatctttctctttattaatatttagatgtttttaatcttttctttgcaaacacGATGTTTCCCCGCTACGGTTGTCCTTCAGTGGGAGCTGCCACGAAAGCTCCTGTTTCTCTGATTAAAGACTTCTGTCTTGAACCAAGCTGCTCCCTGATCCAAAACGACACAACCGCAAAAGCCGGGTGACGACGACTCCGAGTCACCCTGGACGGGTGACACCATCTCAGCGCACAGCCGGTGTCCCCGAGACACGGCGTAGCCAGTCAATGGAGATCTTGTGATGGTTGCAGGGGGGGTTCTTAAGCTCTGAGACTGAGCCCTCACCCTTGGGTGAACACCTGGATTATCACAACCTACAGCCGTCCTTTAAAGACAGGTCCCTGGAAGGTGGTTAGCTCTTCAGGTGGTGCTTGCTAATTAGGGAtgtataaatggaaaaaaaccaagccctGTGTTGACACGCAAAGGGAGGTGGGACTCTCAGTGATTTTCAGTTGAAATGATAGACCTTATCTCCTAACACAGGTGTGGGAAAGCTGATAATGCACTATCatatctggaaaacaaaagggaaaacatcaAAACAGGAAACAGCCCCGCAAAATAAGTAATATAAATTGTGTTTATTGTAAAGACCAAAGTTTAAGTGAGAAAAGAAGCTGGAAATAAGTGAAAGGCAGGATGCTGGAGCATCTGCCGTATCAGAAATACCTCCAGCACCCAGAGGAACAGGACCTGTTTCTTGTCTGACAGCGCATAGAGGGATCTGTGCCGGGGATGTGGCTTAGGATGGGCAACGGCTGTTCTGATCTGGGAGGGGAGACGCAGGAGCCATATTTCCACTCCTGGGACTATAAATTCTTGAGGGTGATCCAGGAGGCTGCGCTCCCTCCCCAGGGACTGTCCTCCCAGCCTACGCACTGAAGACAGGCTTTGATGTCCAGCTTCCACCGAGTGAGGAGAATCTGAGACCGATTTCTTGTCCAAAGCGATGCTGGGcaccttcagcagcagaaagactCCCAGGGCTGAGCGGGTCGCCATGGTCTGCTACCACCAGGAGCCTTACGAGGCTAAGGATGAAGTTTCACCCCTCCATCTGCTCCCTCTGTGCCACCTCAACAAGCTTCTGCCCAGGGTGACCGAACCACATCAGCATCCATCCCAACATTGCTGCCTACGCCAACCCCACCATTgctccctcctcagctgggacgtgccctgctgctgccaacCCTGAAACCACCCGAGTGCCCAGGTCCCCGAGCAGAGCATCCCTTGGCACAGGGACAGCAGAGAGCGATGGGGACAACGACGATGACCAGAACAAAGAGGACCTCAGgtctccccatccctgccatcGTGCACAGAGATGCTGAAGGCTCTGCCCAGAGGTGCACGTGTTTCTCCACCGGTGCCAACACCATGAGATGTTCAGCCGACTGCAAGGGGATGTGCCATTATcacctctcctgcctctgccgTGTCACCTCTCTTCTCTCAAACCTTCAGCTGGGGGACCGGACACATTGTCCTCTGCCGCTGGCTCCACCAGTGGATCGCCAACACGGGTTCAggtgctgcctcctctcctctggCTGTCTGCCACGACGGGCTGAGCCCactgccagggctggcaggagggaggacGGTGTTTCAGCCCTCTGATGGAGGAAAAGGGGCTGTGGCATAGAGGAAAAGAGGGGCTGCAGGCTTTTCTGTGCCATGTAAACAGCATAATGAGGACACTGTGCATGTGGAAACATCTTTAATCTGGAAGGCAATTCCAGATGATGTAACTTCCAGCTTCTGCCAAGGGGCTGAGCATAAGCCCAGAGCTCCCTGGCTGGGGCAAGGACCAAGACAGCTCTCCTGGGCACTCCCAGACAGCATGGGACAGGTAAAACCAGGGCGagaaaaaccagaagagatGCTAATGCTGTCCCACATAGGCTGACCTAGCCCTGGAGCCTGAGCTGGGAACCCAGCTCTTCCCTGGGGCCAGTGGTCTCCCTGGGCTGCACTTCTGGGGGCTGACGATGGGTCACTGCAGTGACACAACCTTCTATCTGAGCCTACCTGGGGAGAGACACAATCCTGGGGAGCTAAAACCTCCACGTGCAGGAACTGGTGAGTCTCGGGCTAAGCTAACATCCCAGCTGCTATGTTTCCAGCAGGACATGGGCCCTTGAGTCCTGCCCAGGCGGCCCACAGGCTTGTCACAGGTACGTGATCTCGATGACGTTGGGCTCAGCGCTCCCACAGGGAAGGTGATGCTTGCAGGAGCACTGGCAGCTCACGCCGGCTGCATCCATGCCACCCGGCTCCCGCTGGTAGGGCTGGGCAGGTGGTTTCTTCTGGGAGCCCAGCTTCTTCCAGTCCGTGAGGTGCACCCCATCGTCCAGGTCCTGCGGCATGGGCTCATGGTAAAGGGTGATCTGGACGGTGCGGAGGTGAGGGCCGTAGTGCACCACGATGATGATGAAGACGGCCAAGAGGACGAAGATGACGACAATCACGGAAATCATGGGCAGGGCATCGGATTTCTTCGTCACGCTCCTGACAATGGAGACGGGAGTGAAGGCGGCCACGTCCTGGAGCTCGGGCTGTCTCAGCTGGCTGCCGGGTGCAGAGGTGTTCATGGCTGAGCAGGCTGACCTGGGACAGAGGAACACGGGGTGGAAAGGGGTGACCACCAAGCAGGGGACCTCATCTCCTGCCCTCGAGccggcagctcctgcctgcgctGCAACTGCCGGTGAACGGGACCGTCCCATAAGCGCTCCCTCCCTCAGGCTCATGGGACACGATAAATTTTGGTGGTTACAGCTGGGGTTGTAGGGACAGTGCCAGGACGCGTTCAGCCGGGGAGGTGATGCCCTGCATCCCCTTGTCCTGGACACCTTCAACGTGGGGGGTTTTCCCTCCCCGATGCACCTTGATCCCTGGAGGGGAGCCCTCCACCCTCCACTCTTCGCCTCCGGTCCCACGGTGCTAATCCAAACCCCACGGGGACCTCCCTGGGAGACCCAACCCCTCCAGCACACACGGCGAGGCATCCCTCGCCACAGCTGCAAACCCCTGTGGGAGCCAGCACGGGTGGGAGAGGGGGCGGCGGGGTGGAGGGagagccctccccagccccgcagggGTACCTCGGCGTCCCCGCTGCGTGGGAATCATCATCTCCGGCGGCGAGGCTGAGAAGCTGAAGGCAGGACCAGCAGAAAAACCTCCGGGATGGTTGTCTGGTGTGGGTGCAGCCAGACTCACCTCGGAGGCTGCCACGTCACACCTCGGCCCCACGTCACGCCTCGGCCCCACACCCCCCGGGATTCCccggggcagaggaggaagcgCCTGCTCATCCCGGGCAGGAGAGGTGCACCCTTACCTAGCCCGGTGCCACATCagcgccgccgccccctccctcGCTGTCACACACCCTCGCCGGAAAAAAACTCTCCTCTCGCCCGCTGCAAGACAAGCACCCTTTTGTTCGGGGAGAAAGCACCCACCTCCCTTCGGCTGCACACATGCAAACCCCGGCTGCCTAACTGCAGGAAACGTCCCTCCTTCCACCGACTGGGTGTTCAAATTTAATGCGGTTAAGAAATCGgtgtaaaaaaaatcacccttcCGCACGCGAGGTCTTTGCCCAACCCTGCAAAGTGTATCCACAAGATGGTCCGGGCTGGAAAGACCCTCGCCCCAAGAGATGATGCAGCCCCAGGGTTGATTTTCTCTGCCGGGGGTCGCACTGCTGCAGGAGGACCATCGTCAGCACTGCTACAGCCCCGGTGCAGCTCCAGACCCTGGGACACGCTCAGGGTCACAGGCAGGAGCCAGCGCCAGGTCAGTGCTCGCACACCTCTCCCCTCGCACGGTGACCGCACAAGCAAGGCTGCAGCGATGCCCTCGAGTCCGGCAGCGTTCACCCCCACACGCAGGCAGGTACCATCCCCCCGGTCCGGGGATGCCGTGTGGTCAGACCCTCTGCCACGTGGGGTGACCatctcagagcagaaaaaacGGATCCTCCGGAGCTTTAGCCATGACGAAACATGTGTCCCCATCTTTCCTTCCCAAAACAACACTGCTCTTACCTGGAGGCTCTCAGCGAACAAGCTGGGGTGAATATTTGGGCTCTGTCTTTCTTGCACATGGGGAGGACAGGATGGGAAACGTCTCTTCCCCCATCCAGCCGAGCGTCCAGCAGATTTGGCCGCACGTTAGAGCTGCTGGGAATTTGAGCTCATTTCGGGATTCAGTAAAACCTTAATCTACAGCATAATCTCTGAGCATCACATCtgtgcaagagagaaaaaaaatgaagggggAGGCTGCTAACAGAGGTTTTGTaaaagcagaggctgctggTTGATGCCGGCTGCTTTCGGCCTGATGGTTTGCTTGGGGTTTTGGAGGTGTTTGAAGAGGCTCGCTGAAACTCAAGGAGCTGTGCAGTGCACGGGAGATCTCTCcctctgttcctgctgctgtctCCTGGCCATGGAAAGCAGGGACCTTGCTCCGTTGCCCTCGGCAGAGGCTCTGCAGCTTTCGGAGGGGTCTGCGGGAGGGAGCCCCTCGAgccaggagagagggaaggggctgTGTCGAGAGAGCCTGGGCTGGACCACACGCTTTCCTTTGGGGCCCCCGTGAGCTCCCGCTGGCGCACACCCCCGCAGCACAGTGTGACGGTGTCCCCGGCTCAGCATCCAGCACATGGATCAGGCGAGGCTCCCAGAGACGGGATTGTGACGGTGACACAGTCCTGTGGATTTGCATCCTGAATGCCCACACGGACCCTCCCAGACAGGCAGACACAGGAGCCTTTCCCACGTGGGGACACCAAGACCCTTCCTTCCACCTTCCCAAACACCCACTCACATCCCACACGGGGCAACTTATTACCCTGACGTTCAAACAGACAAGTGCATCATGAAGACtccacctggagtgctgcgtccagctctgggggccccagtacaggagagacacggagctgttggagcgagtccagaggaggccataaagctgatcagagggctggagcacctctcctatgaggacaggctgagagagttgggagtgttcagcctggagaagagaaggctccagggagatctaattgtgtccttccagtacctgaagggggcctagaggaaagctggtgagggactgtttatcagggagtgcagtgacaggacaaggggtaatgggttcaagctgaaggagggtcgatttagattagatgttagaaagaaattctttactgttagagtggtgaggcactggaacaggttgcccagagaggttgtggaggccccatccctggaagtgttcaaggccaggttggatggggctttgggcaacgtggtctagtggagggtgtccctgcccatggcaggggggtggaactagatgatctttgaggtcccttccaacccaaaccattctatgattctgtgataagtTGGGGACAAGAAACTGAACACACTGAACTCCTTGGGCTGGACAGGGGACAGGACCAGCCCCATTTTCCAGTTCCTCCCCTTGTCAAGGAACTGGGGTTAGGGTAAGTCAAAGCATGCCGTGTGTTCTATGTCCTGCGgggaaggatgctgctgctACCTGAAAACCAGCATCCCAAACCCAGCACGTCCCGGTGCCGACTCACTGGAGCTGCACAGGGAGGCACAGGGCAGCACCGGCTGCTGAGTTACCCTGGCCCCACCAGGAGCAGATATTTCCAAATCCCTCCTGGAGATGGTAAGCAATCCCCTctcagctgggaggggaggacCAGCCCCTCGCCCAGGATGGACCAATGCAGCCTGCAGCCCTCACAGCTGATGCAGAGCGGGTTTGGACCCAGGGTGAACACCCTCACCACAAACATAGCatcacccaaaaaacccaagcacCATAAAGCAGCCACTGAGGCCCAAAGCAGGGCAGGCCCTCCGTGCCACCTCTCTCCCCGTCTACGAGAGCCGAATCCTCCAACAAACTGATGGCGAGGTTTCCTTTGCCGTCGGTAAGCGATGTCTCACATCCTCTCCGACCATAATGGGCTAAAAAACACAGTTCCCCTGTGGATTCAGCCCATTTCCTTCTATTCTTCAACAGGAAGCTCTGCGAGAGTCAGCCCAGGCAGGCAAATCGCTCCTCACCCTCTTGTCCCTCCCGGGATGGACAGAGCCTTAGCGGGGCTGCAGAGCCACAAGCCACCGAGAAGATGCTGgctccgtccgtccgtccgcTCCTCTGGCTGTTCGGCTGCGTCCTGTTCCGAGGTAAGATGCTCCGCTCGCgccccagggagggggaagcGGTGCCGGGCAGGGGGGATTTGGGGAGCACGGCACCAAAGGGAACCGGCCAGACATTCAAACACGTAGTAGCTGCCATCGGAAGGCTCAGCCTTTAAATCCAGGAGTGGCAGGAGTCAGGTTGctcagaaaaatgcagctgtacCAGGTTTATGGGGTTTATTTGACGGTGCTGGAATAAAAGAACCTGTTTCCTGGATAATAAAAGGAGTGTTTCCACTGAGGGTTGCGATGCTGAGGCGTTTTGTAGTAAGTGACTTGTCAAATAAGCGTAAAGGTAGAACATTTAAATGTACAGTATATTATTTTGCtcaaaggtattttttccttggctgactttaatttttcctcttgtcGATATAAATACAAAGACCATGTGTAAGACTCACGCAGAACATGCCTCCTCCTTATTGTAATAATTCTGCTCCTCTGTGATAATTCTGCTTTAACTTCTCTTTCCCACGTGAGTCGCGGCGTGGGATGAAGGAACCGGTTTCCTGCTCTGAAGGGTgacaggttgttttttttttcctgcatcgTCAGGCACCTTTTGCATTGCTGACAGCTGTAGTTAGTAGCTAGGAACTGAAAGGGAATACAGACTGCAACATCGTCGCTGATTCTAATAGACCACCACCTAAAAATAACGTGTCTCTAATCCAAAGTTTTTATCATTAAACCACAGAAGTTGCCTATGGGTTACAGAGACTGTGCTGGTAATAAcgtgatttttaaaaggcagagaaTATAGAAACCAATTCAGTTAGTAGCTGCGTAAttctgagaaataagaacaCATGGACTGGAAAAGTTGTCTCTTCATTAGGGGTGATGCTGCTGGCTTCAGCAGAGGGGTGACCTGGTGCCTGGTCTCAGACAAAGGGCTTTCAGGCCCCTTGGCCATCCCACAACGCTCCTTAATGCCTGCCCAGAAcgttgtttttctcttaaaactaCTCGGTATGGTTTGCACGGGACAGGAA includes:
- the SMIM33 gene encoding small integral membrane protein 33 isoform X2, with translation MNTSAPGSQLRQPELQDVAAFTPVSIVRSVTKKSDALPMISVIVVIFVLLAVFIIIVVHYGPHLRTVQITLYHEPMPQDLDDGVHLTDWKKLGSQKKPPAQPYQREPGGMDAAGVSCQCSCKHHLPCGSAEPNVIEITYL
- the SMIM33 gene encoding small integral membrane protein 33 isoform X1, with the translated sequence MCAAEGRSACSAMNTSAPGSQLRQPELQDVAAFTPVSIVRSVTKKSDALPMISVIVVIFVLLAVFIIIVVHYGPHLRTVQITLYHEPMPQDLDDGVHLTDWKKLGSQKKPPAQPYQREPGGMDAAGVSCQCSCKHHLPCGSAEPNVIEITYL